One stretch of Bacteroidota bacterium DNA includes these proteins:
- a CDS encoding PQQ-binding-like beta-propeller repeat protein has product MKHYVYTIVILVLFFAVGVLTAQKSTLQWKAELKEDVKKIQPIQNGKYIFLWADEYAWLYNNTTGKKTWSIEIDDYNENAIHQVVNDSLYLTANEDSLLCYNMVDNELLWKKRYQAIQQKRFSGSKLVDSIFILSFKEIDLGIDINTGSELWRTQLEYQQSLVENGTVNSIILEKMQKYFAFTDNDDCQLISTVTGKKLLSIPKSEPNGDLVKQKRAWYYVSADEKYIVIMFDKNMTAIDIEANKIIAQRQVAISDKYNIFLPTTMGCALFGEEKLVHVNFSTGVVAETTIDIDDVRNVVVAKTDSVAVLVLSQENNLLGLNLDNGKLLWQTAPKFQPATGFIHRYIATDANNIMVSYLDPSDDVKLYIMSIDVLTGKINYRTFVAHSDESLPDRLLPLPALSQVTETQPVSFGFDDAGFTYSISIENEFLKVLIHTSSEMIEPNTKRDGGEGIVFVDLKSGSIMGKTYMKIAGGISFPGKLAALAPAKRIDDIILLPGNKNLVALSASTGSLKWMHIEQDLKGSYIFEMSMIDSILYLRTGGFKQEFSYDAKKEKLTDKKLWEDEGYAILAVDTADGKIYWRKDFESDPGRIFHDYSAANYSSDHQIFAGDEKFLYSISTTKKGMLDWKFEFSDSGVGSLAYDDIFRKSVTWTGERPMNMDPSEFKNDELIALKQSVAVGETLKTIVSKVLHVNYSKQTNQLIVIGDDGIASVNVQNGRRSWYYEWDYDEKEIYHRPVMLKNNIFYYVSGTAVLLNADSGKVVWQSKLDKENSLFVMPDHSSIIAIDKDEITGFVIP; this is encoded by the coding sequence ATGAAACACTATGTCTATACAATCGTTATTCTCGTGTTATTTTTTGCCGTAGGAGTTTTAACGGCTCAGAAAAGTACACTACAATGGAAAGCGGAACTGAAAGAGGATGTGAAGAAAATTCAGCCGATTCAGAATGGGAAATATATTTTTCTCTGGGCGGATGAATATGCCTGGCTGTATAATAATACGACAGGTAAAAAAACTTGGAGCATCGAAATTGATGATTACAATGAAAATGCTATTCATCAGGTGGTAAATGATTCACTCTATTTGACCGCCAATGAAGACAGTCTACTGTGCTACAATATGGTAGACAACGAGTTATTGTGGAAAAAAAGATATCAAGCTATTCAGCAAAAACGCTTCTCCGGAAGCAAACTTGTCGATTCCATATTCATTCTTTCATTTAAGGAAATTGATCTTGGAATCGACATCAATACCGGCAGTGAGCTATGGCGAACCCAATTGGAATATCAGCAATCATTGGTTGAAAATGGGACAGTCAACTCTATTATACTGGAGAAAATGCAAAAATATTTTGCATTTACCGATAATGACGATTGTCAGCTTATTTCGACGGTGACCGGTAAGAAGTTATTGTCCATTCCAAAATCTGAACCAAACGGCGATCTTGTCAAACAGAAACGGGCTTGGTATTATGTCTCCGCGGACGAAAAATATATCGTCATCATGTTTGATAAGAATATGACCGCAATCGATATCGAAGCAAATAAAATTATTGCTCAACGTCAGGTTGCTATATCAGATAAATACAATATTTTTCTCCCCACGACGATGGGATGTGCCCTTTTTGGTGAAGAGAAATTAGTGCATGTCAATTTTTCAACAGGAGTCGTTGCCGAAACGACGATTGATATTGATGATGTGCGAAATGTTGTTGTGGCAAAAACAGATTCCGTAGCGGTGCTGGTACTCAGTCAGGAAAATAATCTTTTAGGATTGAATTTGGATAACGGAAAATTGTTATGGCAGACAGCTCCCAAGTTTCAACCCGCAACCGGATTTATCCACCGTTATATCGCAACCGACGCGAATAATATTATGGTATCGTACCTTGATCCGAGCGATGATGTGAAGTTGTATATCATGAGCATCGATGTATTGACCGGTAAAATCAATTATCGAACATTTGTAGCGCATTCGGATGAATCGTTACCGGACCGTCTCCTGCCGCTTCCTGCACTTTCGCAGGTTACCGAAACTCAGCCGGTCTCATTTGGATTTGATGATGCAGGATTTACCTATTCAATTTCGATTGAGAATGAATTCCTGAAAGTATTGATCCATACATCGTCCGAAATGATCGAGCCGAACACCAAGAGAGATGGAGGAGAAGGCATCGTGTTTGTTGATTTAAAGAGCGGAAGCATTATGGGGAAAACGTATATGAAAATTGCCGGCGGAATCTCCTTTCCAGGCAAACTGGCTGCACTTGCTCCTGCAAAACGAATCGACGATATCATTTTACTGCCGGGGAACAAAAATCTCGTTGCGCTCAGTGCCTCAACAGGAAGTCTTAAGTGGATGCATATCGAACAGGATCTGAAGGGGAGTTATATTTTCGAAATGTCGATGATCGACTCAATTCTCTATCTTCGCACAGGCGGGTTCAAACAAGAATTTTCTTATGATGCAAAAAAAGAGAAACTGACTGACAAAAAATTGTGGGAAGATGAAGGGTATGCGATTCTTGCTGTGGATACTGCCGACGGGAAGATTTATTGGAGAAAAGATTTTGAAAGCGATCCCGGGAGAATATTCCATGATTACTCTGCAGCGAATTATTCTTCGGATCATCAGATTTTTGCAGGAGATGAAAAATTTCTTTATTCCATTTCTACAACCAAAAAAGGGATGCTCGATTGGAAGTTCGAATTTTCCGACAGCGGAGTCGGAAGCTTGGCGTATGATGATATCTTCCGAAAATCGGTTACCTGGACCGGTGAACGACCGATGAATATGGATCCTTCTGAATTTAAAAATGATGAATTAATCGCGCTTAAACAGAGTGTTGCTGTTGGCGAGACTCTTAAAACAATCGTTTCAAAAGTTCTTCATGTCAACTATTCTAAACAAACGAACCAATTGATAGTGATTGGAGATGATGGTATTGCTTCGGTAAATGTGCAGAACGGAAGACGGTCTTGGTATTACGAATGGGATTATGACGAAAAAGAGATTTACCACCGTCCGGTGATGCTGAAGAATAATATATTTTATTATGTCAGCGGAACAGCGGTTTTGCTGAACGCCGATTCCGGCAAAGTAGTTTGGCAGTCAAAATTGGATAAGGAAAATTCGTTGTTTGTCATGCCGGATCATTCATCGATTATTGCCATTGATAAAGATGAAATTACTGGATTTGTTATTCCATAA
- a CDS encoding choice-of-anchor D domain-containing protein, whose product MRRIIQIVLFGMMSVSFVVTQTTIVQNRLVKGQYWFDAVTPTNAVTVSSLTYDSDSIYASISVSNIDVSTLSLGRHLLYVRFQDSKGKWGEPQTSTFYINNPPTKNRVVKGQYWFDTQTPNANAVLVDTTTSDANDYILFQNLSADVSALSNGIHSLYFRTQDKNGKWGIAMVSQFRKSAPLVEKRIAKGEYWFNSFNRPTSGVTDITTMLRTTDSSYADAQNLSITLPATLSNGKHTLYVRFQDGSGNWGAQVAQQFVIDQSSAPPLITQMEYFFGNTDPGQGASTAPRGGTFSLTNGGRGAVYADTFSVPALGLALGQHKVSARFKSDKNEWGPISSAFFSILTRPILVSSVVDSLRFGNLYSGRDSVTKTFYLRNNGDANLGIKVASKPSTQWSVKMYAPKDSVAKDSIVIAKDSYLTDSALIAVTYKPVKFGQIKNFIQFTTNDSAKPTYTLPVAAMADTAIGKLSVSIDTLKYGTKSVGTTNFASVILTNTGQDTILVTVASSATPYTVYQPGKTKLAPNAPGDTAKVTVRFAPTSQGTYNNYAFSISVRNRFNQTIENRAIYMYGTAITNPNPTINPSDTTLNFGAISSRAVDNKDSTLTLSIGNVGTQTLSLKSITSSDTNVFKPTYSQSLPYNILFNNQIQMSVKFKPTANTFKVFTGTLTLVSNSAGKDSILVIPMTGEGTNGPPLSNFVLSDTVMDYGSVTIGFSSSRNITISNKGTGVNRTLNISSLSINNGLFTTTQTVPLQISPDSSKSIVVKFEPAVTGSVTGTLTIQTDATTKSSRVVNLKGNGVITPMPLLETAMNPIAFGATKVQTPNAIYFKFKNAGNDTLRADSVFMAKKTSFFTVNKSSLKVAPNKSDSLLITFTPLAVTDYTDSLILIGNLNPSRYGIYATGNGAILAVNIDTNVAPPNPIVVGGNQPQQIGVRLTASLGSNAVAMLYYKKAGATKFDSLQMATADGMRFQGTIPASIVSDRGAVYFITISNGVETVSLPMSFVTVEYPTGIVKTQDQPAGTKQTNYRMISVPLTVTSGSVDTVLKNFGAYDKNKWRLFRYQGGGYVEHNNPSFQTFAAGRGYWFITANPQKIRSGSGKVTSASSTFNIDLQSEWNQIGNPFNFTVSWDSVTGKGTNVGALFDYNGVDFVQSITMQPWTGYFVKNTNVNPVTIGIRPAEPGTPSVLPRLSQSGAPNIKSGEWLLQLKASAGDVEDNYNFIGVKNDASDGYDQNDVEESPKQPGEFLKVRFNHNDWEVKPDHYGYDFREVTKEGKYWDFELNTNSSSENISLAIDQWESVPEQFRIVLIDADAKTAVDLRKTNAFTVPSAKKEISKKFRILVGTEDFVQQNNLGVSTIPLQYALNQNYPNPFNPSTTITYALPKASIVSITLFDILGKEVKTLVKETKNEGYHVVQWNGTNESNTMASSGVYFCRINARSVDGSKTFVQTTKMLLMK is encoded by the coding sequence ATGCGAAGAATAATTCAAATAGTACTATTCGGAATGATGAGTGTGTCGTTTGTTGTTACACAAACGACCATTGTGCAGAATCGTCTCGTGAAGGGTCAATATTGGTTTGATGCAGTAACGCCGACGAATGCCGTTACCGTCTCCAGTCTTACCTACGATTCAGATTCAATTTATGCATCCATTTCCGTTTCGAATATTGATGTATCAACGTTAAGTCTGGGGAGACATCTTCTCTATGTCCGGTTTCAGGATTCGAAAGGGAAATGGGGTGAACCGCAGACATCAACATTTTATATTAACAATCCACCGACGAAAAACAGAGTGGTAAAAGGACAATACTGGTTCGATACACAAACTCCCAATGCGAATGCTGTTCTTGTGGACACAACAACAAGCGATGCAAATGATTACATCCTTTTTCAAAATCTGAGTGCTGATGTGTCAGCACTTTCCAACGGGATACATTCGTTGTATTTCCGAACACAGGACAAGAATGGAAAATGGGGTATTGCGATGGTGTCGCAATTCAGAAAATCTGCTCCGCTCGTTGAGAAACGGATTGCGAAAGGAGAATATTGGTTTAACAGTTTCAATCGTCCTACATCGGGTGTGACTGACATTACCACAATGCTTCGCACAACAGATTCTTCCTACGCCGATGCGCAAAATCTTTCCATTACACTCCCTGCAACGTTGAGCAACGGAAAGCATACATTGTATGTCCGTTTTCAGGATGGATCCGGAAACTGGGGAGCACAGGTAGCACAGCAATTTGTTATTGATCAATCCTCTGCACCACCATTGATTACACAAATGGAATATTTTTTCGGAAATACCGATCCCGGTCAAGGTGCTTCCACAGCGCCCCGCGGAGGAACATTCTCGTTGACCAACGGAGGAAGAGGTGCGGTATATGCAGATACATTTTCCGTTCCTGCATTAGGTCTTGCATTGGGGCAGCATAAAGTTTCTGCGCGATTCAAATCGGACAAGAATGAATGGGGACCGATATCGAGTGCCTTCTTCTCAATTCTTACCCGTCCTATCCTCGTCAGTTCCGTTGTTGATTCTCTTCGGTTCGGAAATCTTTACAGCGGACGAGACAGCGTGACAAAAACATTTTATCTGCGAAACAATGGGGATGCCAATCTAGGTATTAAGGTCGCTTCAAAACCATCTACACAATGGTCCGTAAAAATGTATGCACCAAAAGATTCGGTTGCGAAGGATTCCATTGTTATCGCAAAAGATTCGTACTTGACCGATAGTGCTTTGATTGCTGTGACTTACAAACCGGTAAAATTCGGACAAATTAAAAATTTCATTCAATTCACGACCAATGATTCTGCAAAACCGACGTATACTCTTCCTGTTGCAGCAATGGCAGATACGGCAATCGGTAAACTCTCTGTTTCGATTGATACATTGAAATATGGGACGAAATCGGTCGGCACAACAAACTTCGCTTCTGTGATTCTGACGAACACTGGCCAGGATACAATTTTGGTAACTGTCGCTAGTTCCGCCACGCCGTACACTGTGTATCAACCCGGTAAAACAAAACTTGCTCCGAATGCACCCGGCGATACAGCAAAAGTAACGGTGAGATTTGCACCGACATCTCAAGGCACCTATAACAATTATGCATTCAGCATTTCTGTTCGGAATAGATTTAATCAAACCATTGAAAATCGTGCAATTTATATGTACGGCACGGCGATCACGAATCCCAATCCGACCATCAATCCAAGTGACACCACGTTGAATTTTGGCGCCATAAGTTCACGGGCAGTTGATAATAAAGATAGCACCTTGACATTGTCGATCGGCAATGTGGGGACACAAACACTTTCATTAAAGAGCATCACCTCCAGTGATACGAATGTGTTCAAACCGACTTATTCTCAATCGTTGCCGTATAACATACTCTTCAATAATCAGATACAGATGAGTGTGAAATTTAAACCGACGGCGAATACATTTAAAGTATTTACCGGAACGTTAACACTCGTTAGTAATAGTGCTGGGAAAGATTCTATTTTGGTGATTCCGATGACAGGAGAGGGAACAAACGGGCCGCCATTAAGTAATTTTGTTCTTTCGGATACCGTTATGGATTACGGAAGTGTGACAATCGGTTTTTCATCCAGTAGAAATATTACCATCAGCAACAAAGGTACTGGAGTGAATAGAACGTTGAACATATCGTCGCTCTCCATCAACAATGGATTATTCACTACGACACAAACAGTTCCTCTTCAAATTTCACCGGATAGTTCGAAGTCCATCGTGGTGAAATTCGAGCCGGCAGTTACCGGAAGTGTAACAGGCACTCTTACAATTCAAACTGATGCAACTACAAAATCGTCACGGGTTGTTAATTTAAAAGGCAACGGCGTTATTACTCCCATGCCGCTTCTTGAAACAGCAATGAATCCGATTGCCTTTGGTGCTACAAAAGTGCAGACACCGAATGCAATCTATTTCAAATTTAAGAACGCCGGTAATGATACACTGCGTGCTGATAGTGTTTTCATGGCAAAGAAAACATCATTCTTCACCGTCAATAAAAGTTCTTTAAAAGTAGCTCCGAATAAATCTGACTCTCTGCTTATAACTTTTACACCTCTTGCAGTGACGGATTATACCGATTCACTCATCTTGATCGGTAATCTTAACCCGTCTCGTTACGGTATTTATGCAACAGGCAATGGTGCAATTCTTGCGGTCAATATCGATACCAATGTGGCTCCACCAAATCCAATAGTTGTCGGCGGAAATCAACCGCAGCAAATCGGCGTCAGATTGACCGCAAGTTTAGGTTCAAATGCTGTTGCGATGCTCTATTACAAAAAAGCGGGAGCAACAAAATTCGATTCGCTGCAAATGGCAACGGCTGATGGAATGAGATTTCAGGGAACAATACCTGCAAGCATCGTTTCTGACCGCGGAGCAGTCTATTTTATAACGATATCGAACGGTGTTGAGACCGTTTCGCTGCCAATGAGTTTTGTGACAGTGGAATATCCTACCGGTATTGTAAAAACACAAGATCAGCCTGCCGGTACAAAACAGACTAATTATAGAATGATTTCTGTCCCTCTTACGGTGACCAGCGGGTCGGTTGATACTGTGCTCAAAAATTTTGGCGCATATGACAAAAATAAATGGCGCTTGTTCCGATATCAAGGAGGAGGTTATGTTGAACATAATAATCCTTCCTTCCAGACGTTTGCTGCCGGAAGAGGATATTGGTTCATCACAGCAAATCCGCAGAAGATTCGAAGCGGTTCGGGGAAAGTTACTTCAGCCAGCAGTACATTCAATATCGATCTCCAGAGTGAATGGAATCAAATCGGTAATCCGTTTAATTTCACTGTCTCGTGGGATTCCGTCACCGGCAAAGGAACAAATGTCGGCGCATTGTTCGATTACAACGGAGTCGATTTTGTGCAGTCCATAACAATGCAGCCATGGACTGGCTATTTTGTAAAAAACACAAATGTGAATCCTGTTACCATCGGTATTCGTCCGGCTGAACCGGGAACACCATCTGTATTGCCGAGATTATCGCAAAGCGGTGCGCCAAATATCAAATCAGGAGAATGGCTACTACAGCTAAAAGCATCAGCAGGGGATGTTGAAGACAATTATAATTTCATTGGCGTCAAGAACGATGCGTCGGATGGATACGACCAGAATGATGTAGAAGAATCTCCAAAACAACCTGGGGAATTTCTGAAAGTTCGATTTAATCATAATGATTGGGAAGTGAAGCCCGATCATTATGGATATGATTTCCGTGAAGTAACGAAAGAGGGAAAATATTGGGACTTTGAACTCAATACGAATTCATCGTCGGAAAATATTTCTCTCGCTATTGATCAGTGGGAATCTGTTCCGGAACAATTCAGGATCGTCTTAATCGATGCCGATGCGAAAACGGCAGTTGATCTAAGAAAGACAAATGCATTTACTGTTCCTTCCGCAAAGAAGGAGATATCGAAAAAATTCAGAATTCTGGTCGGCACAGAAGATTTTGTTCAACAAAACAATCTTGGTGTCTCAACTATTCCGTTACAGTATGCCTTGAATCAAAACTATCCGAATCCGTTCAATCCGTCCACCACAATAACATATGCTCTTCCAAAGGCATCCATTGTATCAATCACTCTCTTTGATATACTTGGCAAAGAAGTAAAAACATTGGTGAAAGAAACGAAGAACGAAGGATATCATGTTGTGCAATGGAATGGAACAAATGAATCCAATACAATGGCTTCGAGCGGTGTTTATTTCTGTCGGATCAACGCGCGAAGTGTAGACGGATCAAAAACATTTGTTCAAACCACCAAAATGTTGTTAATGAAATAA
- a CDS encoding murein transglycosylase domain-containing protein: protein MRQIFAMFFAVIMMTLSLFAQDTSGANEYEKFVKQQQQGVQKEEEAFAQYKAEVTKQFDDYVSEQERLFKEYTGQIEKKWGKNHVKTSTKKEYVAYDSGFTSRKSIDFEAGQAKVEIVVTEAEAKNPVVVQQKLQDQVAELAVTKGGTDPLEKKNDIKPEKKPIIAEQLATTDGTPVTENNAKQYAAETIKKAEVTQEVVTGKDGIKRVVVGVQMPLVPNHVKKRAADFRERVKAESDRFGIDITLVYAIMHTESYFNPKAKSPVPAFGLMQLVPKSGARDAFFFAHKKDSLVTGEYLYVADNNIELGTAYLTKLLTVEFRGVKDPRSRIYCAISAYNTGPGNVAKAFTGKRNVNQALPKMNALTSDELFEHLKKNLPFEETRSYVAKVSERMGLYDEWSK from the coding sequence ATGAGACAGATATTTGCAATGTTCTTCGCCGTCATAATGATGACACTATCGTTATTTGCTCAGGATACCTCTGGAGCAAATGAATATGAAAAATTTGTGAAACAACAACAGCAGGGAGTGCAAAAAGAGGAGGAAGCATTTGCTCAATACAAGGCGGAAGTGACGAAACAGTTTGATGATTATGTATCGGAACAAGAGCGCCTCTTCAAAGAGTATACCGGCCAGATCGAAAAGAAGTGGGGAAAAAACCATGTGAAGACAAGCACGAAGAAGGAATACGTTGCTTATGATTCTGGTTTTACATCACGTAAATCGATCGATTTTGAAGCTGGTCAGGCTAAAGTAGAAATTGTTGTCACCGAAGCCGAAGCAAAGAATCCGGTTGTTGTTCAGCAAAAACTTCAAGATCAGGTTGCAGAACTTGCTGTGACGAAAGGCGGAACTGATCCACTCGAAAAGAAAAATGACATAAAACCTGAAAAAAAACCGATTATTGCCGAACAACTCGCCACAACGGATGGAACACCGGTTACGGAGAACAATGCAAAACAATATGCGGCAGAAACAATTAAGAAAGCGGAGGTAACTCAAGAAGTTGTTACAGGAAAAGATGGAATAAAACGCGTTGTGGTTGGTGTGCAAATGCCTCTTGTTCCAAACCATGTCAAGAAACGTGCAGCGGATTTTAGAGAAAGGGTGAAAGCGGAATCAGATCGATTTGGAATTGATATTACTCTTGTCTATGCCATTATGCATACAGAAAGTTATTTCAATCCCAAAGCAAAATCGCCTGTTCCTGCGTTTGGTTTAATGCAATTAGTCCCCAAGTCCGGCGCACGCGATGCGTTCTTCTTTGCGCATAAAAAAGATTCACTCGTTACCGGTGAATATCTGTATGTTGCTGACAATAATATCGAACTTGGAACTGCCTATTTAACAAAATTGCTGACAGTAGAATTTCGCGGTGTAAAAGATCCGAGAAGCAGAATCTATTGCGCTATTTCAGCTTACAATACAGGACCGGGCAATGTAGCAAAGGCGTTTACCGGAAAGCGAAATGTAAATCAAGCCCTGCCGAAAATGAATGCTTTAACTTCGGATGAATTATTTGAACATCTGAAAAAGAATCTTCCGTTTGAGGAGACACGCTCGTACGTTGCAAAAGTGAGCGAACGAATGGGATTGTACGATGAATGGAGCAAGTAA
- a CDS encoding LPP20 family lipoprotein, with product MKNLLFLFLSISLISAQGKKPDWAVKRPNTPGYYHGIGIVPKSGTANEYLQKAKDAALNDIAQQIVVSIDASQKSKLTEKLGEFSEEFQSAVQTSTKADLEGIEIVDTWEGEDQYWVYHRLSIAEYKRIQTEKLRKASALALDFYTKAKNAEKGNNIGDALQAYIQALSSVEKFLNETMEVQYGTGKIFLVNEIFSSLQSILNSVELKPKNGKVEAQVGKPLRTPLEVIVTNTATTAVITNFPIRFSFIRGSGDILPMARSDKDGIASTQIAKVIATDKLQLVKAEADPIALLGESASPVIVALVKSFSLPMTRFTLNVISLSIVFETEEALFGNPLKLPRIEPLLKNTLSTQGFSFVEDAAKANILISVKANGRDGGEYSGMYTVYVDANISVTDLNSGEEIYKTSFNNVKGISINSEKAGMKAYDEIGADLQKKVIPKILEQMKK from the coding sequence ATGAAAAATCTTCTCTTCCTTTTTCTTTCTATTTCTCTCATTTCGGCGCAAGGTAAAAAACCGGATTGGGCAGTAAAGAGACCAAATACTCCGGGATATTATCATGGTATTGGAATCGTCCCGAAATCAGGAACGGCAAACGAGTATTTACAGAAAGCGAAGGATGCAGCGCTGAACGACATTGCGCAGCAGATTGTTGTATCGATCGACGCATCACAAAAAAGCAAATTGACGGAAAAGCTGGGGGAGTTCAGTGAAGAATTTCAATCGGCAGTCCAAACTTCTACAAAGGCAGACCTTGAGGGAATCGAAATCGTCGATACGTGGGAAGGTGAAGATCAATATTGGGTCTATCATCGTTTATCGATTGCAGAATATAAACGGATTCAAACGGAGAAACTCCGTAAAGCTTCTGCACTGGCGTTGGATTTTTACACGAAAGCAAAGAATGCCGAAAAGGGAAATAACATTGGTGATGCATTGCAGGCATACATTCAGGCCTTATCATCAGTAGAAAAATTTCTCAACGAAACCATGGAAGTTCAGTACGGTACTGGTAAAATCTTTTTGGTTAATGAAATCTTTTCTTCACTTCAATCCATATTAAACTCCGTTGAACTGAAACCGAAAAACGGAAAGGTTGAGGCACAAGTCGGCAAACCGCTCCGCACACCTTTGGAAGTGATTGTAACAAATACAGCCACAACTGCAGTGATTACAAATTTTCCTATTCGCTTCTCATTTATTCGTGGCTCAGGTGATATTCTTCCTATGGCGCGGTCAGACAAGGATGGTATTGCATCCACACAGATAGCAAAAGTAATTGCAACGGATAAATTACAGCTTGTCAAAGCGGAAGCTGATCCCATAGCACTGTTAGGAGAATCAGCCTCGCCGGTTATTGTCGCTTTAGTGAAAAGTTTTTCGCTCCCAATGACACGTTTCACGCTGAATGTGATTTCTTTGTCGATTGTTTTTGAGACGGAAGAAGCGTTATTCGGTAATCCATTAAAGCTTCCCCGAATTGAGCCGTTACTGAAGAATACATTATCGACACAGGGATTCTCTTTTGTTGAAGATGCCGCAAAGGCAAATATTTTGATCTCCGTGAAAGCGAACGGTCGTGATGGAGGGGAATACAGCGGAATGTATACGGTGTATGTTGATGCAAATATTTCCGTAACTGACTTGAACTCGGGAGAGGAAATTTATAAAACCTCTTTCAATAATGTAAAAGGGATAAGCATCAATTCCGAAAAAGCGGGAATGAAAGCATATGACGAGATCGGAGCCGATCTGCAGAAAAAAGTGATTCCGAAAATTCTTGAACAGATGAAAAAATAA
- a CDS encoding M48 family metalloprotease, whose protein sequence is MKTYLVLVALMLLNVETDAQKMRTTQPTNYLREGPASYFQIVAAIPASVDVNKVDQKGSWLKVKTEQNDMGWLSENCFVIKSGTNTRDENIIKGKASTRASRAELAAAVKGFGKKYVDGSEGKGADISKYSAPIVKADDMVEFEHSFTVEPFRGYMNIEKPFDLAFHEEAIGLGIAQKIAAQKGIVDDRMATLYINMIGNYLSKYTKAYDLGFRFYIINERRAGAFAIPGGYIFITKGMFQACANEAELASVLAHEMVHVVQRHGIKELKKSEASIKAESAFGELEEETGPIGEDEQELEDYAHNVYQNLISPRLLAYETDADELALAYLYRAGYDPTALTSVLQKIYEPATTAVDIFDDNYMRKDDMRERIVAAQKQVREEGYRSQSKKQYTDRFLKYTTGVR, encoded by the coding sequence ATGAAAACATATTTGGTGCTTGTTGCGTTGATGCTGCTGAATGTCGAAACGGATGCACAAAAAATGCGGACGACACAACCTACAAACTACCTGCGCGAAGGACCCGCATCGTATTTTCAGATTGTTGCAGCAATTCCGGCATCTGTGGATGTGAACAAGGTGGATCAAAAAGGAAGTTGGCTAAAAGTGAAGACGGAACAAAATGACATGGGATGGCTGTCCGAGAATTGTTTTGTCATCAAAAGCGGAACAAATACGCGCGATGAAAATATCATTAAAGGAAAAGCATCAACCCGTGCATCCAGGGCGGAACTTGCCGCTGCTGTAAAAGGTTTCGGAAAAAAATATGTTGACGGAAGCGAAGGGAAAGGGGCGGACATCAGCAAATATTCCGCACCCATCGTCAAAGCGGATGATATGGTAGAGTTCGAGCACAGTTTTACGGTTGAGCCGTTTCGGGGATATATGAATATTGAAAAACCGTTCGACCTTGCATTTCACGAAGAAGCAATCGGCCTAGGCATTGCTCAAAAGATTGCCGCACAAAAAGGAATCGTGGATGATAGGATGGCTACACTGTATATTAATATGATTGGTAACTATCTTTCAAAATATACCAAAGCGTACGATCTTGGCTTCCGCTTCTATATTATTAATGAACGACGTGCCGGTGCGTTCGCTATTCCCGGTGGATATATCTTTATTACCAAAGGAATGTTTCAGGCTTGCGCAAATGAAGCAGAGCTCGCTTCGGTGCTGGCGCATGAGATGGTGCATGTCGTCCAACGACATGGTATTAAAGAATTAAAAAAGAGTGAGGCATCCATAAAGGCGGAAAGTGCGTTTGGAGAACTTGAAGAAGAAACCGGACCGATTGGAGAAGATGAACAAGAGTTGGAAGATTATGCTCACAATGTTTATCAAAACCTTATTTCACCAAGACTGTTGGCGTATGAAACTGACGCAGACGAACTAGCCCTCGCGTATCTGTATCGTGCCGGATATGATCCGACAGCATTAACGAGCGTTTTACAGAAAATATATGAACCAGCTACAACCGCGGTGGATATTTTTGATGATAATTATATGCGAAAAGACGATATGCGCGAACGAATTGTTGCAGCACAAAAACAGGTTCGCGAAGAAGGATATCGCTCGCAAAGTAAAAAGCAGTATACAGATCGATTTTTGAAATACACAACTGGGGTTCGTTAA